One region of Deinococcus seoulensis genomic DNA includes:
- a CDS encoding M48 family metallopeptidase, with amino-acid sequence MSGATNPNGWQVAGIPVLVKRSDRRRTVALQVKPGGVTLYAPTRVSDTHLLEILNARRDWVAGHLAQYARVTPPAPPVLADGQPLPFLGDTLTLHLSAGVTRPERHGDTLHLPAAHAEAALEAWTRRAAHEPYRALVTAYAARLGAQNRLRRVLVAGARGRWGSCTASGDIRLHWRLSRAPLPVLHYVALHEAAHLLELNHSARYWAHVARLMPDWQAHRAWLRTHGHTL; translated from the coding sequence GTGAGCGGCGCAACGAACCCGAACGGATGGCAGGTGGCCGGGATTCCCGTGCTCGTGAAACGCAGCGACAGGCGCCGCACCGTGGCCCTGCAGGTGAAACCCGGCGGGGTCACGCTGTACGCCCCCACCCGCGTGTCCGACACGCACCTGCTGGAGATCCTGAATGCCCGGCGCGACTGGGTGGCCGGGCACCTCGCACAGTACGCCCGCGTGACGCCGCCCGCCCCCCCGGTCCTGGCAGACGGGCAACCCCTGCCGTTCCTGGGCGACACCCTGACCCTGCACCTCTCGGCGGGCGTGACCCGCCCCGAACGGCACGGCGACACCCTGCACCTGCCCGCCGCGCACGCCGAGGCCGCCCTGGAAGCCTGGACGCGCCGCGCCGCGCACGAACCGTACCGCGCGCTGGTCACGGCCTACGCCGCGAGGCTGGGCGCACAGAACCGGCTGCGGCGCGTGCTGGTCGCAGGCGCACGGGGCCGCTGGGGCAGTTGCACCGCCAGCGGCGACATCCGGCTGCACTGGCGCCTGAGCCGCGCACCACTGCCGGTCCTGCACTACGTGGCGCTGCACGAGGCCGCGCACCTGCTGGAACTCAATCACTCGGCGCGCTACTGGGCGCACGTGGCCCGCCTCATGCCCGACTGGCAGGCCCACCGCGCGTGGCTGCGGACGCACGGGCACACGCTCTGA
- the ypfJ gene encoding KPN_02809 family neutral zinc metallopeptidase has product MDWKNLPGSGGGVEDRRGRGGLPGGGIAVGGVGGLIIALIAMFFGIDPGAILGGDTGTTQTQSQSQSAQPQANDEAYQFVDNILGSTNQVWGGIFQQAGRTYTKPRLILYTQGTQSGCGAANAAVGPFYCPADQRIYLDTSFFTQMDRQLGGGGDFAYSYVIAHEVGHHVQNELGIADQVERKQRSARTEAEANSYSVRLELQADCFAGVWGNKVQTTAKIDQQDIREAINTAQAIGDDNLQRQSGSRVVPDSFTHGSAQQRTNWFTKGFRSGDPNSCDTFAVNYNQL; this is encoded by the coding sequence ATGGACTGGAAAAATCTTCCCGGTAGCGGAGGCGGCGTCGAGGACCGGCGCGGCCGGGGCGGCCTGCCCGGCGGCGGCATTGCCGTCGGGGGCGTGGGCGGCCTGATCATCGCCCTGATCGCCATGTTCTTCGGGATCGACCCCGGCGCGATCCTGGGCGGCGACACCGGCACCACCCAGACCCAGAGTCAGTCGCAGTCGGCTCAGCCACAGGCGAACGACGAGGCGTACCAGTTCGTGGATAACATCCTGGGCAGCACCAATCAGGTCTGGGGCGGCATCTTCCAGCAGGCCGGACGCACCTACACCAAACCCCGCCTGATCCTGTACACCCAGGGCACCCAGAGCGGCTGCGGCGCGGCCAATGCGGCGGTCGGCCCGTTCTACTGCCCGGCTGACCAGCGGATCTACCTCGATACCAGCTTCTTCACGCAGATGGACCGGCAACTCGGCGGCGGCGGCGACTTCGCGTACTCGTACGTGATCGCCCACGAGGTCGGGCACCACGTGCAGAACGAACTCGGCATCGCCGATCAGGTCGAACGCAAGCAGCGCAGCGCCCGCACCGAAGCCGAGGCGAACAGCTACTCCGTGCGCCTTGAACTCCAGGCCGACTGCTTTGCCGGCGTGTGGGGCAACAAGGTGCAGACCACTGCCAAAATCGACCAGCAGGACATCCGCGAGGCCATCAACACCGCGCAGGCCATCGGGGACGACAACCTGCAACGTCAGTCGGGCAGCCGCGTCGTGCCGGACTCGTTCACGCACGGCAGCGCCCAGCAACGCACCAACTGGTTCACGAAGGGCTTCCGGAGCGGCGACCCGAACAGCTGCGACACCTTCGCCGTGAACTACAACCAGCTGTAG
- a CDS encoding ABC transporter ATP-binding protein, whose protein sequence is MTRTPDPHTLELLGLGKRYAPGLPPVVDDLNLGVNRGELLTLLGPSGCGKTTTLRLIAGLERPDSGDIRIEGRSVTAPFTPPERRGVGLVFQDYALFPHLNVLGNVLFGLRHLPRHERLPRARETLSLVGLTVFETRRPDQLSGGQQQRVALARALAPRPSLLLLDEPFSNLDAQLRHSTRQEVRAILRRAGTTAILVTHDQEEALAFSDRVVVMRGGRVEQSGPPHEVYARPRTAFVANFLGRSNLLGGTADRFMARTALGVVPLMESASGPVLVSVRPEHLTFTDDPQGAPVTIVAREFKGHDVTYTVRLAAGQELLVHTPSDTVRPEGSAARVSVTHPARAVQSSG, encoded by the coding sequence ATGACCCGCACCCCCGACCCCCACACCCTGGAACTGCTGGGCCTCGGCAAACGCTACGCGCCGGGCCTGCCGCCCGTCGTGGACGACCTGAACCTCGGCGTGAACCGTGGCGAACTGCTGACCCTGCTGGGCCCCAGCGGGTGCGGCAAGACCACCACCCTGCGCCTGATCGCCGGACTGGAACGCCCGGACAGCGGCGACATCCGCATCGAGGGACGCAGCGTCACCGCGCCCTTCACGCCGCCGGAACGGCGCGGCGTGGGCCTGGTCTTTCAGGATTACGCGCTGTTCCCGCACCTGAACGTCCTGGGGAACGTGCTGTTCGGGCTGCGGCACCTGCCGCGCCACGAACGGCTCCCCCGCGCCCGCGAGACGCTGTCCCTGGTGGGCCTGACCGTCTTCGAGACGCGCCGCCCGGACCAGCTGAGCGGCGGGCAGCAGCAGCGGGTCGCGCTGGCCCGCGCGCTCGCCCCGCGCCCCAGCCTGCTGCTGCTGGACGAACCGTTCAGCAACCTCGACGCGCAGTTGCGGCACTCCACCCGCCAGGAGGTGCGGGCCATCCTGCGCCGCGCCGGCACGACCGCCATCCTGGTCACGCACGATCAGGAGGAAGCGCTGGCGTTCAGCGACCGGGTGGTCGTCATGCGCGGCGGCCGCGTCGAGCAGAGCGGCCCCCCGCACGAGGTGTACGCCCGGCCGCGCACGGCGTTCGTGGCGAACTTCCTGGGCCGCAGCAACCTGCTGGGCGGCACCGCCGACCGCTTCATGGCCCGCACCGCGCTGGGCGTCGTGCCGCTCATGGAGTCCGCCAGCGGCCCGGTGCTGGTCAGCGTCCGCCCGGAACACCTGACCTTCACGGACGACCCGCAGGGCGCGCCCGTCACCATCGTCGCCCGCGAATTCAAGGGGCACGACGTGACGTACACCGTGCGCCTCGCGGCGGGGCAGGAACTGCTGGTGCACACGCCCAGCGACACCGTCCGCCCGGAAGGCAGCGCCGCCCGCGTGAGTGTCACGCACCCGGCCCGCGCCGTGCAGTCCTCCGGGTAA
- a CDS encoding ABC transporter permease, giving the protein MNARRPHPLLLLPAILAVLGVLLPLVYLALRALGAESSELREIVFRTRNLELLANTLLLTLGVLGGTTLIALPLAYLAARTTLRPRRLLTLLGVLPLAIPGYVGAYALIAASGAGGTIDALTGIRWPGPGGYWGALGVLTLFTFPYLFLNLHAALRTQDPALEDAARLLGRTPWQTFREVTLPYLRPAWLSGALLIALHVLGDFSVVSLMRYPTFSAAIYQQYTAAYDRVYSAWLALALLLVTGAALLLEARLMRGVRLSRVSPGGTRPPRTVPLGRAAPLAWVFLAVLAGAALVVPLGTIVYWLRLETNPFAWSALLEAFQGALGAAAVAAVTTTALAFPLAYIGSRHSGPLARLTERAAYLGYATPPLAFALALVFFTLRVAPPLYQTFTLLIAAYTLHFLAEAVGPVRTSLLTATPRLEEAGRLLGLSAPQTLRRVTLPLVRPGLLVSAAFVFLSVLKELPLTLLLSPIGFETLSRNVWSYTEEAQYASAAPYALALAVSGALLTLLILRREDRRVPRPPPSSPPAASQPAASPPATPSTPKDDPA; this is encoded by the coding sequence ATGAACGCACGCCGACCCCACCCCCTGCTGCTGCTCCCGGCCATCCTGGCCGTGCTGGGCGTCCTGCTGCCCCTGGTGTACCTCGCGCTGCGCGCCCTGGGCGCCGAGAGCAGCGAACTGCGCGAGATCGTGTTCCGCACCCGCAACCTGGAACTGCTGGCGAACACGCTGCTGCTCACGCTGGGCGTCCTGGGCGGCACCACCCTGATCGCGTTGCCGCTGGCGTACCTCGCGGCGCGCACCACCCTGCGCCCCCGCCGCCTGCTGACCCTGCTGGGCGTGCTGCCCCTGGCCATTCCCGGCTACGTGGGCGCGTACGCCCTGATCGCCGCGAGCGGCGCCGGCGGCACCATCGACGCCCTGACCGGCATCCGCTGGCCCGGCCCCGGCGGGTACTGGGGCGCGCTGGGCGTCCTGACGCTGTTCACGTTCCCGTACCTGTTCCTGAACCTGCACGCCGCGCTGCGCACCCAGGACCCCGCCCTGGAGGACGCCGCCCGCCTGCTGGGCCGCACGCCCTGGCAGACCTTCCGGGAGGTCACGCTGCCGTACCTGCGCCCCGCGTGGCTGTCCGGCGCGCTGCTGATCGCCCTGCACGTCCTGGGGGACTTCAGCGTGGTCAGCCTGATGCGTTACCCCACCTTCAGCGCCGCCATCTACCAGCAGTACACCGCCGCGTACGACCGGGTGTACTCGGCGTGGCTGGCGCTGGCGCTGCTGCTGGTCACGGGCGCCGCGCTGCTGCTCGAAGCCCGCCTGATGCGCGGCGTGCGCCTGTCACGCGTGTCGCCCGGCGGCACCCGCCCGCCCCGCACCGTCCCGCTGGGCCGCGCCGCGCCGCTCGCCTGGGTGTTCCTGGCGGTGCTGGCGGGCGCGGCGCTGGTCGTGCCGCTGGGCACCATCGTGTACTGGCTGCGGCTGGAAACGAATCCCTTTGCCTGGAGTGCCCTGCTCGAGGCGTTCCAGGGGGCGCTGGGCGCCGCTGCGGTTGCCGCCGTGACCACCACCGCCCTGGCGTTCCCGCTGGCGTACATCGGCAGCCGTCACAGCGGCCCGCTGGCCCGCCTGACCGAACGGGCCGCGTACCTGGGGTACGCCACGCCGCCGCTGGCGTTCGCGCTGGCGCTGGTGTTCTTCACGCTGCGGGTCGCGCCGCCCCTATACCAGACGTTCACGCTGCTGATCGCCGCGTACACCCTGCACTTCCTGGCCGAGGCGGTCGGCCCGGTCCGCACCAGCCTGCTGACCGCCACTCCCCGCCTGGAGGAAGCCGGGCGTCTGCTGGGCCTGAGCGCCCCGCAGACGCTGCGCCGCGTGACGCTGCCGCTGGTCCGGCCGGGCCTGCTGGTCAGCGCGGCCTTCGTGTTCCTGAGCGTCCTGAAGGAACTGCCGCTCACGCTGCTGCTGTCGCCCATCGGGTTCGAGACGCTGTCCCGCAACGTCTGGTCGTACACCGAGGAAGCGCAGTACGCCTCGGCCGCGCCCTACGCGCTGGCGCTGGCCGTCAGCGGCGCGCTGCTGACCCTGCTGATCCTGCGCCGCGAGGACCGCCGCGTGCCCCGCCCACCCCCCTCCAGCCCGCCCGCCGCCAGCCAGCCCGCCGCCAGCCCGCCCGCCACGCCCTCCACTCCCAAGGACGACCCTGCATGA
- a CDS encoding extracellular solute-binding protein has translation MKRTLLAVTALLLAGTSLAQTKTLTVYSGRAKTFVDPVVQQFERQTGIKVNVRYGTDAQLVAALREEGSKSPADVYWGNSVGALGELAEEGKFTKLGTALTRNVSSDYLPDDRTWLPTTVRFRTLAYNTGKIKPEQLPDSILDLPKMTSLKGRIGWTVSYPSFQDFLAAMISKYGEATTRQWIEGMKALQPKDYKTSNVGMLEAMRAGEIDVALTNHYYIQRVNRLSYPIDTYFFKNGDIGNLGNATGAAILKTSKNTASAARFLSALVAKDAQTFFLSVNFEYPVIGNILQPTTMLPYSDVSKRSPRIDPTVLPKNIDKAQKLLRDAGLL, from the coding sequence ATGAAGCGTACCCTGCTCGCCGTCACCGCCCTGCTGCTCGCTGGCACCAGCCTCGCGCAGACCAAGACCCTGACCGTGTACTCCGGCCGCGCCAAGACCTTCGTGGACCCGGTCGTGCAGCAGTTCGAACGCCAGACCGGCATCAAGGTCAACGTCCGCTACGGCACCGACGCGCAACTGGTCGCCGCCCTGCGCGAGGAAGGCAGCAAGAGCCCCGCCGACGTGTACTGGGGCAACTCGGTCGGCGCGCTCGGCGAACTGGCCGAGGAAGGCAAGTTCACCAAACTGGGCACCGCCCTGACCCGCAACGTCAGCAGCGACTACCTGCCCGACGACCGCACCTGGCTGCCCACCACCGTCCGCTTCCGCACCCTGGCCTACAACACGGGCAAGATCAAGCCCGAACAGCTGCCCGACTCCATCCTGGACCTGCCCAAGATGACCAGCCTCAAGGGCCGCATCGGCTGGACCGTCAGCTACCCCAGCTTCCAGGACTTCCTGGCCGCCATGATCAGCAAGTACGGCGAGGCCACCACCCGCCAGTGGATCGAGGGCATGAAGGCCCTGCAACCCAAGGACTACAAGACCAGCAACGTGGGCATGCTCGAAGCCATGCGCGCCGGTGAGATCGACGTGGCGCTCACCAACCACTACTACATCCAGCGCGTGAACCGCCTGAGCTACCCCATCGACACGTACTTCTTCAAGAACGGCGACATCGGCAACCTGGGCAACGCCACGGGCGCCGCCATCCTGAAGACCAGCAAGAACACCGCCAGCGCCGCCCGCTTCCTGAGCGCGCTGGTCGCCAAGGACGCCCAGACCTTCTTCCTGAGCGTGAACTTCGAGTACCCGGTCATCGGGAACATCCTGCAGCCCACGACCATGCTGCCCTACAGCGACGTGAGCAAGCGCAGCCCCCGCATCGACCCCACCGTGCTGCCCAAGAACATCGACAAGGCCCAGAAGCTGCTGCGCGACGCCGGCCTGCTCTGA
- a CDS encoding D-alanine--D-alanine ligase family protein has product MKKRILLLAGGQSGEHEVSLMSARSVLSALPRDQFDVTPVVISKQGRWLPPTETQRALESGEAATGGDLVLHRVASAEGYDAVFPLLHGPMGEDGTVQGLLTLAGIPFVGSGVLGSAVSMDKVMTKQVLESAGIAQVAWRLAVRREWQQNPQGVRDRAAELGFPLFVKPANLGSSVGISKVGAPDELDGALNLAFGLDRRVILEAMTSHKPREVEVGILGNDAPIASPVGELRFDADFYDYETKYTEGRATMHIPAPLPPEVAERVRAEALRAFLALDCAGLARVDFFYVEETGELLLNEVNTMPGFTTTSMYPKLFEAAGLSYSELVTRLVGLALEER; this is encoded by the coding sequence GTGAAGAAGCGCATTCTGCTGCTGGCCGGGGGCCAGTCCGGTGAACACGAAGTCAGTCTCATGAGTGCCCGGAGCGTCCTGAGCGCCCTGCCCCGTGACCAGTTCGACGTGACGCCCGTGGTGATCAGCAAGCAGGGACGCTGGCTGCCGCCCACCGAGACGCAGCGCGCCCTGGAGAGCGGCGAGGCTGCGACCGGCGGGGACCTCGTGCTGCACCGCGTGGCGAGTGCCGAGGGGTACGACGCGGTCTTTCCGCTGCTGCACGGCCCGATGGGCGAGGACGGCACCGTGCAGGGCCTGCTGACCCTGGCCGGGATTCCATTCGTGGGCAGCGGCGTGCTGGGCTCGGCGGTCAGCATGGACAAGGTCATGACCAAGCAGGTGCTGGAATCGGCGGGGATTGCGCAGGTGGCGTGGCGGCTGGCCGTGCGCCGCGAGTGGCAGCAGAACCCGCAGGGTGTGCGGGACCGCGCGGCCGAGCTGGGCTTTCCGCTGTTCGTGAAGCCCGCGAACCTGGGGTCCAGCGTGGGCATCAGCAAGGTGGGGGCGCCGGATGAACTGGACGGCGCGCTGAACCTGGCGTTCGGGCTGGACCGCCGCGTGATTCTGGAGGCCATGACCAGCCACAAGCCCCGCGAGGTCGAGGTGGGCATCCTGGGGAACGACGCGCCCATCGCCAGTCCGGTGGGCGAGTTGCGTTTCGACGCGGACTTCTACGATTACGAGACGAAGTACACCGAGGGCCGCGCGACCATGCACATTCCGGCGCCGCTGCCGCCGGAGGTCGCCGAGCGGGTGCGGGCCGAGGCGCTGCGGGCGTTCCTGGCGCTGGACTGCGCCGGGCTGGCCCGCGTGGATTTCTTCTATGTCGAGGAGACCGGCGAGTTGCTGCTGAACGAGGTGAACACCATGCCGGGGTTCACGACGACCAGCATGTACCCGAAGCTGTTCGAGGCGGCGGGCCTGAGTTACAGCGAGCTGGTGACGCGGTTGGTGGGGCTGGCCCTTGAGGAGCGCTGA
- a CDS encoding ABC transporter substrate-binding protein, producing the protein MKKIAALSTLLILTSALAVSPKDTLVVQEASDIPTMDPGVTYDTASGAITENLYETLLTYSGASLTKLEPLLATKWAISNGGKTYTFDLRKNVKFHSGNAMTCADAEYSFERNLVTNSAESGNWFIAESLLGTGANANDDKTITWARIDKAVECNNSGQLVFTLPAVDPAFLAKLAYTGQSVVDSKYAAKLGEWSGKEADWKAWVGKDLTNSKLSQAPSGTGAYKFVRKDANAFLATAFDGYWGKKPAIKNIVIQKVPELAARQQAFLRGDADIIEGGGRAVDEEQIKGKPGVLWIDNLSNTVAQAFFMNENIKSGGLLGSGKLDGKGIPATFFKDSNVRRAFSYAFNYKQYIDDVLNGKGKQRTMLLPDTFPGYDAKIGTYSYDKAKAEQYFKRAWGGQVWKNGFVMTANYRAGSVPSQTAMEILKKNIEALNPKFRINIQAKPWSEMLSDSKTGKEAMIVIGWAPDYADPDNFMYTFYSSNGYYFPRSNWKDAQVDKWLEQARNTVNTAERNRLYSLVGKKAYEQAPYILMPAGIAYTFVRDNLTGVSAANYNPMTSFSSTGTLWKDLGKK; encoded by the coding sequence ATGAAGAAAATCGCTGCACTCAGCACCCTGCTTATCCTCACCTCCGCCCTCGCCGTCTCCCCCAAGGACACCCTGGTCGTCCAGGAAGCCAGCGACATCCCCACCATGGACCCCGGCGTCACCTACGACACCGCCTCCGGCGCCATCACCGAGAACCTGTACGAGACCCTGCTGACCTACAGCGGCGCGAGCCTCACCAAGCTTGAGCCCCTGCTGGCCACCAAGTGGGCCATCAGCAACGGCGGCAAGACCTACACCTTCGACCTGCGCAAGAACGTGAAGTTCCACAGCGGCAACGCCATGACCTGCGCCGACGCCGAGTACTCCTTCGAGCGTAACCTGGTCACCAACAGCGCCGAGTCCGGCAACTGGTTCATCGCCGAGAGCCTGCTGGGCACCGGCGCCAACGCCAACGACGACAAGACCATCACCTGGGCCCGCATCGACAAGGCCGTCGAGTGCAACAACAGCGGCCAGCTGGTCTTCACGCTGCCCGCCGTGGACCCCGCCTTCCTGGCGAAACTGGCCTACACCGGCCAGAGCGTCGTGGACAGCAAGTACGCCGCCAAACTGGGCGAGTGGAGCGGCAAGGAAGCCGACTGGAAAGCCTGGGTCGGCAAGGACCTGACCAACAGCAAGCTGAGCCAGGCGCCCAGCGGCACCGGCGCGTACAAGTTCGTCCGCAAGGACGCCAACGCCTTCCTGGCCACCGCCTTCGACGGCTACTGGGGCAAGAAACCCGCCATCAAGAACATCGTGATCCAGAAGGTCCCTGAACTGGCCGCCCGCCAGCAGGCCTTCCTGCGCGGCGACGCCGACATCATCGAAGGCGGCGGCCGCGCCGTGGACGAAGAGCAGATCAAGGGCAAGCCCGGCGTTCTGTGGATCGACAACCTGTCCAACACCGTCGCTCAGGCGTTCTTCATGAACGAGAACATCAAGAGCGGCGGCCTGCTGGGCAGCGGCAAACTGGACGGCAAGGGCATCCCCGCGACCTTCTTCAAGGACAGCAACGTCCGCCGCGCCTTCAGCTACGCCTTCAACTACAAGCAGTACATCGACGACGTCCTGAACGGCAAGGGCAAACAGCGCACCATGCTGCTCCCCGACACCTTCCCCGGCTACGACGCCAAGATCGGCACGTACTCCTACGACAAAGCCAAGGCCGAGCAGTACTTCAAGCGCGCCTGGGGCGGCCAGGTCTGGAAGAACGGCTTCGTCATGACCGCCAACTACCGCGCCGGTAGCGTGCCCTCGCAGACCGCGATGGAAATCCTGAAGAAGAACATCGAAGCGCTGAACCCCAAGTTCCGCATCAACATCCAGGCCAAGCCCTGGAGCGAGATGCTCAGCGACTCCAAGACCGGCAAGGAAGCCATGATCGTCATCGGCTGGGCGCCCGACTACGCCGACCCTGACAACTTCATGTACACCTTCTACTCCAGCAACGGCTACTACTTCCCCCGCAGCAACTGGAAGGACGCCCAGGTCGACAAGTGGCTGGAGCAGGCCCGCAACACGGTCAACACCGCCGAGCGTAACCGCCTGTACAGCCTCGTCGGCAAGAAAGCCTACGAGCAGGCCCCCTACATCCTGATGCCCGCCGGCATCGCCTACACCTTCGTGCGCGACAACCTGACCGGCGTCAGCGCCGCGAACTACAACCCCATGACCTCCTTCAGCAGCACCGGCACCCTCTGGAAGGACCTCGGCAAGAAGTAA
- a CDS encoding ABC transporter permease has translation MLNFIVRRVLQIPVVMLVLSLMIVGLTQLLTPEQRAAPYIKSEQAAARLEQIIEQRGLRDPFPVQYGRWLSATLQGDLGYSKASSQDVITTIGERLPRTLELTIVTAIPILLLSIWLGTLSALHKDKLIDQVLRVLVVLGYSLPSFVVGILMLAVFYAYLGWLPGAGQVSVLNTFALGDLQRYTGLLSLDAALNGRWDIAWDVIQHLILPAATLVIVLSASIIKVMRNNMLEALTSDYVRTARAKGLSSRVVNNKHARRNALLSIVTLGGFLIIGLLSGSLITETIFAYPGVGQWVVQAAIGVDLAAVLGFAMLSAVIVVVVSTIVDILYGVIDPRVRFD, from the coding sequence ATGCTTAATTTCATCGTGCGGCGAGTGCTCCAGATTCCCGTGGTGATGCTCGTCCTTTCCCTGATGATCGTCGGACTGACGCAACTGCTCACGCCTGAGCAGCGCGCCGCGCCGTACATCAAAAGCGAACAGGCGGCCGCCCGCCTGGAACAGATCATCGAACAACGCGGCCTGCGTGACCCCTTCCCGGTGCAGTACGGCCGCTGGCTGTCCGCCACGCTCCAAGGTGACCTGGGCTACTCGAAGGCCAGCAGTCAGGACGTGATCACCACCATCGGTGAGCGCCTGCCCCGCACCCTCGAGCTGACCATCGTGACCGCCATTCCGATCCTGCTGCTCAGCATCTGGCTGGGTACCCTGAGCGCCCTGCACAAGGACAAGTTGATCGACCAGGTGCTCCGCGTGCTGGTGGTGCTGGGGTACTCCCTGCCCAGTTTCGTGGTGGGGATCCTGATGCTGGCGGTGTTCTACGCGTACCTGGGCTGGTTGCCGGGCGCCGGGCAGGTCAGCGTGCTGAACACCTTCGCGCTGGGTGACCTGCAACGCTACACCGGCCTGCTGAGCCTGGACGCCGCCCTGAACGGCCGCTGGGACATCGCCTGGGACGTCATTCAGCACCTGATCCTGCCCGCCGCGACCCTGGTGATCGTCCTGAGCGCCAGCATCATCAAGGTCATGCGCAACAACATGCTCGAGGCCCTGACCAGCGACTACGTGCGCACCGCGCGCGCCAAGGGCCTGTCGAGCCGCGTCGTGAACAACAAGCACGCCCGCCGTAACGCCCTGCTGAGCATCGTGACGCTGGGCGGCTTCCTGATCATCGGCCTGCTGAGCGGGTCGCTGATCACCGAGACGATCTTCGCGTACCCCGGCGTGGGCCAGTGGGTCGTGCAGGCCGCCATCGGCGTGGACCTCGCGGCCGTGCTGGGCTTCGCCATGCTGTCGGCCGTGATCGTGGTCGTCGTGAGCACCATCGTGGACATCCTGTACGGCGTGATCGACCCCCGCGTGAGGTTCGACTGA
- a CDS encoding ABC transporter permease translates to MTTAPAKIEQRSSWQQFWTSPAMRKMRRNPLAITGLVITLLFGLMALFAPLIAKPSGNCIRDLNITEANEVYNPLKAPFWQATLAPPKSCYLIERLSFQQQPSAPSADAPMGTVNGYNIFYGLIWGTRTALKLSFIIVGITLVVGIVVGAISGYYGGWIDNLIQRFIDVLFSLPPLILTVVILTILRARLMGGGAEYDPTVPMIVAFCVTGWAGYARLIRGEVLRTRQLEYVDAARSLGARDMRLILKHVVPNSVAAVFTTAVLDLATVPLSIAGLSFLGLGFEPGYSEWGQLVDFARAWLKPDYWYVLVYPAVFIVLFSLAFNLFGDGLRDALDPKSR, encoded by the coding sequence ATGACGACCGCCCCCGCCAAGATCGAGCAGCGCAGCTCCTGGCAGCAGTTCTGGACCAGCCCCGCCATGCGCAAGATGCGCCGCAACCCGCTGGCCATCACCGGACTGGTCATCACGCTGCTGTTCGGCCTGATGGCCCTGTTCGCCCCGCTGATCGCCAAACCCAGCGGCAACTGCATCCGCGACCTGAACATCACCGAGGCCAACGAGGTCTACAACCCCCTGAAAGCCCCGTTCTGGCAGGCGACCCTGGCACCCCCCAAGAGCTGCTACCTGATCGAACGCCTGAGCTTCCAGCAGCAGCCCAGCGCCCCCAGCGCCGACGCGCCGATGGGCACCGTGAACGGCTACAACATCTTCTACGGCCTGATCTGGGGCACCCGCACCGCGCTGAAACTGTCGTTCATCATCGTGGGCATCACGCTGGTCGTCGGCATTGTCGTCGGCGCGATCAGCGGTTACTACGGCGGCTGGATCGACAACCTGATCCAGCGGTTCATTGACGTGCTGTTCTCGCTGCCGCCCCTGATCCTGACCGTGGTGATCCTGACCATCCTGCGCGCCCGCCTGATGGGCGGCGGGGCCGAATACGACCCGACCGTGCCGATGATCGTGGCGTTCTGCGTGACCGGCTGGGCCGGCTACGCCCGCCTGATCCGCGGCGAGGTCCTGCGCACCCGCCAGCTGGAGTACGTGGACGCCGCCCGCAGCCTCGGCGCGCGCGACATGCGCCTGATCCTCAAGCACGTGGTGCCCAACAGCGTGGCCGCCGTGTTCACGACCGCCGTGCTGGACCTCGCCACCGTGCCCCTGAGCATCGCGGGCCTGTCGTTCCTGGGGTTGGGGTTCGAACCCGGTTACTCCGAGTGGGGTCAACTGGTCGACTTCGCGCGCGCGTGGCTGAAACCCGACTACTGGTACGTGCTGGTGTACCCGGCCGTGTTCATCGTGCTGTTCAGCCTCGCCTTCAACCTGTTCGGCGACGGCCTGCGCGACGCGCTGGACCCCAAGTCCCGCTGA